In a genomic window of Epinephelus lanceolatus isolate andai-2023 chromosome 3, ASM4190304v1, whole genome shotgun sequence:
- the LOC117254703 gene encoding monocyte to macrophage differentiation factor 2-like isoform X1: MNLIRFMNNRVPPNKRYQPTEYEHAANCATHALWIIPSLLGSSVLHFQSEDQWERLSAWVYGAGLSSLFIISTLFHTVAWKKSHLRSVEHCFHMCDRMVIYFFIAASYAPWLNLRELGPWGCHMRWLVWVMASFGTTYVFFFHERYKITELICYTVMGVFPALVILSMPEQSGLYELLVGGACYCLGMVFFKSDGIVPFAHAIWHLFVAMGAAIHYYAIWKYLYAQPPSQVQTSR, encoded by the exons ATGAATCTTATAAG GTTTATGAACAACCGTGTTCCTCCTAACAAGAGATACCAGCCCACAGAATATGAGCATGCTGCCAACTGTGCCACGCATGCg TTATGGATAATCCCCAGCCTGCTCGGCAGCTCCGTGTTGCACTTCCAGTCGGAGGACCAATGGGAGCGGCTGTCAGCCTGGGTGTACGGGGCGGGGCTCAGCTCGCTCTTCATCATCTCCACCCTGTTCCACACTGTGGCCTGGAAGAAGAGCCACCTacg GTCTGTGGAGCACTGTTTCCACATGTGTGACAGGATGGTGATCTATTTCTTCATTGCTGCCTCCTACGCCCCTTG GCTGAACCTGCGGGAGCTGGGTCCCTGGGGGTGTCACATGCGCTGGCTGGTGTGGGTCATGGCCTCTTTTGGAACCACCTACGTCTTCTTCTTCCATGAAAG GTACAAGATCACAGAGCTCATCTGCTATACGGTGATGGGAGTTTTTCCTGCCTTGGTCATCCTCTCAATG CCGGAGCAGTCGGGGTTGTATGAGCTGCTTGTGGGCGGAGCCTGCTACTGTCTGGGGATGGTCTTTTTTAAAAGTGATGGCATCGTCCCATTCGCTCACGCCATTTGGCACCTATTTGTCGCTATGGGAGCAGCCATACACTACTATGCCATCTGGAAGTACCTCTATGCCCAGCCGCCTAGTCAGGTCCAGACCTCCAGATGA
- the LOC117254703 gene encoding monocyte to macrophage differentiation factor 2-like isoform X2, which produces MNLIRFMNNRVPPNKRYQPTEYEHAANCATHALWIIPSLLGSSVLHFQSEDQWERLSAWVYGAGLSSLFIISTLFHTVAWKKSHLRLNLRELGPWGCHMRWLVWVMASFGTTYVFFFHERYKITELICYTVMGVFPALVILSMPEQSGLYELLVGGACYCLGMVFFKSDGIVPFAHAIWHLFVAMGAAIHYYAIWKYLYAQPPSQVQTSR; this is translated from the exons ATGAATCTTATAAG GTTTATGAACAACCGTGTTCCTCCTAACAAGAGATACCAGCCCACAGAATATGAGCATGCTGCCAACTGTGCCACGCATGCg TTATGGATAATCCCCAGCCTGCTCGGCAGCTCCGTGTTGCACTTCCAGTCGGAGGACCAATGGGAGCGGCTGTCAGCCTGGGTGTACGGGGCGGGGCTCAGCTCGCTCTTCATCATCTCCACCCTGTTCCACACTGTGGCCTGGAAGAAGAGCCACCTacg GCTGAACCTGCGGGAGCTGGGTCCCTGGGGGTGTCACATGCGCTGGCTGGTGTGGGTCATGGCCTCTTTTGGAACCACCTACGTCTTCTTCTTCCATGAAAG GTACAAGATCACAGAGCTCATCTGCTATACGGTGATGGGAGTTTTTCCTGCCTTGGTCATCCTCTCAATG CCGGAGCAGTCGGGGTTGTATGAGCTGCTTGTGGGCGGAGCCTGCTACTGTCTGGGGATGGTCTTTTTTAAAAGTGATGGCATCGTCCCATTCGCTCACGCCATTTGGCACCTATTTGTCGCTATGGGAGCAGCCATACACTACTATGCCATCTGGAAGTACCTCTATGCCCAGCCGCCTAGTCAGGTCCAGACCTCCAGATGA